A genomic segment from Blastococcus sp. PRF04-17 encodes:
- a CDS encoding alpha/beta fold hydrolase, which yields MDNVVARNAVSTTGVPDGRPIVFVHGFGCDQTMWRFVAPDFEVDHRVVLLDLVGSGNSDLSAYDAEKYGSLDGHAGDVVEICRELDLHDVVLVGHSVSAMIGALATCKAPELFGALVMVGPNPRYVDDGDYVGGFSRTDIVGLLDALEANHLGWSTQMAPVIMGNPDRPALAQELTNSFCRTDPAIAAHFARVTFLSDNRADLPNVCVPTLVLQCSEDAIAPDVVGRYVHEQVPGSVFTQLRATGHVPHLSAPEETTAAIRAFLSG from the coding sequence GTGGACAACGTCGTGGCACGCAATGCCGTGAGCACCACCGGGGTCCCCGACGGCCGCCCGATCGTGTTCGTGCACGGCTTCGGGTGCGACCAGACGATGTGGCGGTTCGTCGCTCCCGACTTCGAGGTGGACCACCGTGTGGTCCTCCTGGACCTGGTGGGTTCCGGCAACTCCGACCTCTCCGCGTACGACGCCGAGAAGTACGGCTCGCTCGACGGCCATGCCGGCGACGTGGTGGAGATCTGCCGCGAGCTCGACCTCCACGACGTCGTCCTCGTGGGCCATTCGGTGAGCGCGATGATCGGCGCCCTGGCCACCTGCAAGGCCCCGGAGCTCTTCGGGGCGCTGGTCATGGTGGGTCCCAATCCCCGCTACGTCGACGACGGCGACTACGTCGGCGGCTTCAGCCGCACCGACATCGTCGGTCTGCTCGACGCCCTCGAGGCCAACCACCTCGGCTGGTCCACCCAGATGGCGCCGGTGATCATGGGCAACCCGGACCGGCCGGCGCTGGCGCAGGAGCTGACCAACAGCTTCTGCCGCACCGATCCGGCGATCGCCGCACACTTCGCCCGCGTCACGTTCCTGTCCGACAACCGTGCCGACCTGCCGAACGTCTGCGTACCGACGTTGGTGCTGCAGTGCAGCGAGGACGCCATCGCGCCCGACGTCGTGGGCCGGTACGTGCACGAGCAGGTACCCGGGAGCGTGTTCACCCAGTTGCGGGCCACCGGCCACGTCCCCCACCTGAGCGCCCCGGAGGAGACCACCGCCGCCATCCGGGCGTTCCTGTCGGGATGA
- a CDS encoding response regulator: MSAPIRVVVVDDHPVYRDGVADALDDAEDIDVVGTAADGEAAVAVARELRPDVVLMDLRMPGGGGVPATATIAATQPETAVVVLTMSDDDDSVFAALRAGARGYLLKESEGADIARAVRAAARSEAVFGPRIADRVLAFFASSRGRSTAIPFPELTDREREVLDLVAHGLPNAAIATRLFLSEKTVRNRVSDVLTKLHAASRAEAVALARDAGLGPAPGG, translated from the coding sequence GTGAGCGCACCGATCCGGGTGGTGGTCGTCGACGACCATCCCGTCTACCGCGACGGGGTCGCCGACGCGCTGGACGACGCCGAGGACATCGACGTGGTGGGCACGGCCGCGGACGGCGAGGCGGCGGTCGCCGTCGCCCGCGAGCTGCGCCCGGACGTCGTCCTCATGGATCTGCGGATGCCCGGCGGTGGCGGGGTGCCGGCGACGGCGACGATCGCGGCCACCCAGCCGGAGACGGCGGTGGTCGTGCTGACGATGAGCGACGACGACGACTCGGTGTTCGCCGCCCTGCGGGCCGGTGCCCGCGGCTACCTGCTCAAGGAGAGCGAGGGCGCCGACATCGCCCGCGCCGTGCGTGCCGCGGCGCGGTCCGAGGCGGTGTTCGGGCCGCGGATCGCCGACCGGGTGCTGGCGTTCTTCGCGTCGTCGCGCGGTCGGTCGACCGCAATCCCCTTCCCGGAGCTGACCGACCGCGAGCGGGAGGTGCTCGACCTGGTCGCGCACGGGCTGCCGAACGCGGCGATCGCGACCCGGCTGTTCCTGAGCGAGAAGACCGTGCGCAACCGCGTTTCCGACGTGCTCACCAAGCTGCACGCCGCCAGCCGCGCCGAGGCCGTGGCGCTGGCCCGCGACGCCGGCCTCGGCCCCGCCCCCGGCGGCTGA
- a CDS encoding SpoIIE family protein phosphatase: MEAGDSAMDPAMDPVGNPGSDPRAQLGRLLEEDPADLYENAPMGYLSTLPDGRIVKVNRTFCAWTGRAPDDLIGTRFQDLLSIGGQVFHETHLAPLLRMQGAVREIALDVVRVDGSLLPCLLNAVELRDEAGAPLLVRATLFEATARRRYERELLAAQRTAQESEARSRVVQTVVSDLAAATSVDGVGAVIVQHGRSALRAKGAALVLVEQEGPDGVPTLRTAHGQGISEALMAELRRAAADRLPLELAEGVRTVALDERLRQRQPGVAAAMSTESLTALVTVPVTADSRRLGMLLLALGTPAGGLISLDDPGEPVLSPADVDLLWTLGRQAGQALERARLYEETARQAERAAFLLDAARLLAGAADVVEVVERLAELAVQRLADLCVIDLVTDEGMTRPAARHRDPALQELMDELKVRHLGPRRGPHPSVAAVREGGTHWIRHVDDELLASLTSDDRHLEIARALDLASIVAVPLVADGQRLGVVTLCADRRRGGFTEADVEMAEQLGLQVSLVVAKAQRYELDVRTSHTLQSNLLPPAPPALPGLVTAVRYLAASYGVEVGGDFYDVVELPNQHVSLAVGDVVGHDITAAATMGQLNSVYRALLVDRPTPSSMIDRLQASWPLLGLQRMATALFATLDPATGQLRIASAGHLPPLLITAGHAEFLPVTPSRMLGAPPAPAPAPEWAGVLPAGATLVLFTDGLVESRSADIDEGLAQLLALAASAETTDPDELCDRLLAGLTGAHRADDIALLAITRAG, encoded by the coding sequence ATGGAGGCTGGAGACTCGGCGATGGACCCGGCGATGGACCCGGTCGGCAACCCGGGGAGCGACCCACGCGCCCAGCTCGGGCGGCTCCTGGAGGAGGACCCCGCCGATCTCTACGAGAACGCGCCCATGGGCTACCTCTCCACGCTGCCCGACGGGCGGATCGTCAAGGTCAACCGCACGTTCTGCGCGTGGACGGGGAGGGCTCCCGACGACCTGATCGGCACACGGTTCCAGGACCTGCTCAGCATCGGCGGGCAGGTCTTCCACGAGACCCACCTGGCGCCGCTGCTGCGGATGCAGGGCGCGGTGCGGGAGATCGCCCTGGACGTCGTCCGGGTCGACGGCTCGCTGCTGCCGTGCCTGCTCAACGCCGTCGAGCTGCGCGACGAGGCCGGGGCGCCGCTGCTGGTGCGGGCGACCCTGTTCGAGGCGACGGCGCGACGGCGGTACGAACGCGAGCTGCTGGCGGCCCAGCGGACCGCGCAGGAGTCCGAGGCCCGGTCGCGCGTGGTGCAGACGGTGGTCAGCGATCTGGCCGCCGCCACGTCGGTGGACGGCGTCGGGGCCGTGATCGTCCAGCACGGCCGGTCGGCGTTGCGGGCCAAGGGCGCGGCGCTGGTGCTGGTCGAGCAGGAGGGTCCCGACGGCGTCCCGACGCTGCGCACCGCGCACGGCCAAGGCATCTCCGAGGCGCTGATGGCGGAGCTGCGGCGGGCGGCCGCCGACCGGCTGCCCCTGGAGCTGGCGGAGGGCGTGCGCACCGTCGCGCTCGACGAGCGGCTGCGTCAGCGACAGCCCGGCGTCGCCGCCGCGATGAGCACCGAGTCGCTGACCGCGCTGGTGACCGTTCCGGTCACCGCGGACAGCCGGCGGCTCGGCATGCTGCTGCTCGCCCTGGGCACCCCGGCCGGTGGCCTGATCAGCCTCGACGACCCCGGCGAGCCGGTCCTGTCACCGGCGGACGTCGACCTGCTGTGGACCCTGGGCCGGCAGGCCGGTCAGGCGCTCGAACGGGCCCGGCTCTACGAGGAGACCGCCCGGCAGGCGGAGCGCGCGGCGTTCCTGCTCGACGCGGCACGATTGCTGGCCGGTGCGGCGGACGTCGTCGAGGTCGTGGAACGGCTGGCCGAACTGGCGGTGCAGCGCCTCGCCGACCTCTGCGTGATCGACCTGGTCACCGACGAGGGCATGACGCGACCGGCCGCACGACACCGGGATCCTGCCCTCCAGGAACTGATGGACGAGCTCAAGGTGCGGCACCTGGGGCCCCGCCGGGGGCCGCATCCGAGCGTGGCGGCGGTGCGCGAGGGCGGCACCCACTGGATCCGGCACGTGGACGACGAGCTGCTCGCCTCCCTCACCTCCGACGACCGGCACCTCGAGATCGCCCGGGCCCTGGACCTCGCGAGCATCGTCGCCGTGCCGCTGGTGGCCGACGGGCAGCGTCTGGGCGTGGTGACGCTGTGCGCCGACCGCCGGCGCGGCGGCTTCACCGAGGCCGACGTGGAGATGGCCGAGCAGCTGGGCCTGCAGGTGTCGCTGGTGGTGGCGAAGGCCCAGCGGTACGAGCTCGACGTCCGGACCTCCCACACCCTGCAGTCCAACCTGCTGCCGCCGGCGCCTCCGGCGCTGCCCGGGTTGGTCACGGCGGTGCGCTACCTCGCCGCGAGCTACGGCGTGGAGGTGGGCGGGGACTTCTACGACGTCGTGGAGCTGCCGAACCAGCACGTGTCGCTGGCGGTCGGTGACGTCGTCGGCCACGACATCACCGCGGCCGCCACCATGGGCCAGCTCAACAGCGTCTACCGGGCGCTCCTGGTCGACCGGCCCACCCCCAGCTCGATGATCGACCGGCTCCAGGCCTCCTGGCCGCTGCTCGGCCTGCAGCGCATGGCGACGGCGCTGTTCGCCACCCTGGACCCGGCGACCGGACAGCTCCGGATCGCCTCGGCCGGGCACCTGCCGCCGCTGCTGATCACCGCCGGCCACGCGGAGTTCCTGCCGGTGACGCCGAGCCGGATGCTGGGTGCCCCGCCGGCACCCGCGCCGGCGCCGGAGTGGGCAGGTGTGCTGCCGGCCGGGGCGACCCTGGTGCTGTTCACCGACGGGCTGGTCGAGAGCCGGTCGGCCGACATCGACGAGGGCCTCGCGCAGCTGCTGGCGCTGGCCGCGTCCGCGGAGACCACCGACCCCGACGAACTCTGCGACCGGCTGCTGGCCGGGCTGACGGGGGCGCACCGCGCCGACGACATCGCGCTGCTGGCGATCACCCGAGCCGGCTGA
- a CDS encoding hemerythrin domain-containing protein yields MTSTNTTTQLLLPGQAAAPEGPIDLTPMWLMHHAFRRDLAAFAAAAQTTPLDDRATWQALSQRWQRFANVLHHHHSGEDTYIWPVLLAAVDEAGDPAGRETLEAMEAEHAQIDPLLERCARGFAALGRRGDAAARAELAECVATTRERLAAHLGHEERDAMALVQRLLTPEAWHALDKQIGSGYPVREVPFTLAWVLHGLPADALPRAKAFLGTPAYTLATVVFRRGFERGERAAFRYA; encoded by the coding sequence ATGACCAGCACGAACACGACGACCCAGCTGCTGCTCCCGGGGCAGGCCGCCGCGCCGGAGGGCCCGATCGACCTGACCCCGATGTGGCTGATGCACCACGCCTTCCGTCGCGATCTCGCCGCGTTCGCCGCCGCTGCCCAAACCACGCCGCTCGACGACCGCGCGACCTGGCAGGCGCTCTCCCAGCGGTGGCAGCGGTTCGCGAACGTCCTGCACCACCACCACAGCGGCGAGGACACCTACATCTGGCCCGTCCTGCTCGCCGCAGTCGACGAGGCCGGCGACCCGGCCGGACGGGAGACCCTCGAGGCGATGGAGGCCGAGCACGCGCAGATCGACCCGCTGCTCGAGCGGTGCGCCCGCGGCTTCGCGGCCCTCGGGCGTCGCGGCGACGCGGCGGCCCGCGCCGAACTCGCCGAGTGCGTGGCGACGACCCGTGAGCGGCTGGCCGCCCACCTCGGGCACGAGGAGCGCGACGCCATGGCCCTCGTGCAGCGTCTGCTGACCCCCGAGGCCTGGCACGCCCTGGACAAGCAGATCGGCTCGGGCTACCCGGTGCGCGAGGTTCCCTTCACCCTGGCCTGGGTGCTGCACGGGCTGCCGGCCGACGCGCTGCCGCGAGCGAAGGCCTTCCTCGGGACGCCGGCGTACACGCTCGCCACCGTCGTGTTCCGCCGCGGCTTCGAACGCGGGGAGCGGGCCGCCTTCCGGTACGCGTGA
- a CDS encoding sensor histidine kinase translates to MPGATDRRSPAPGVPRWLPGALALLGVGCTLAAVALGALLERGRPVDAGDATLGTLYPLVAALVLARQPGNRVGWLLMVSALTGPYLLAGEYAVLTLDAGADPTGLQSFALWLAAWGFVPYYVIVALVPLYFPDGRLPSARWTGVARALGALVVLGILAAMFRGGPIDYVPDRGNPLAGPIWINALLLISSIGCFLVGGAVGVAAQFVRMRRAAGVVRTRLQWLLLGESVLFVCSIASIVIDLPVVSSLLFAVGFAAVPVAVAVAVLRHGLFDVGLVVGRALVFSLLSVLLLVAYAVVVAVVGELSAGERRIAVVVAALAALAAAAGWERAQRAVDRLLYGERRDPMAVATRLGTSLDSVSAPAEAMQALADELARALRLPRVEVLPADPRLPAVSSTGEARVEGGADDLPLTSLGREVGVLRVTHRFPGERWRRSERDALDLAARRAAAFVWAAGLVADLQASRERIVAGREEERRRLRHDLHDGVGPELAGMALQLERLAGKLSGDPEMAAVAGRLRDQMRRTVAAVRRAVDDLRPPALDELGLVAALREHVAAYRLPVGAGGPVGTADEARVTVEAEALPPLRAAVEVAAYRIATEAVANAVRHAEAATCTVGLRVSGDDLLVEISDDGRGVPADAVPGVGTTSMRERAAELGGSLDVRTAPGEGTTVRALLPLAAR, encoded by the coding sequence GTGCCGGGTGCGACGGACCGCCGCTCCCCCGCCCCCGGCGTCCCCCGCTGGCTGCCGGGGGCGCTCGCGCTGCTCGGCGTCGGCTGCACGCTGGCGGCGGTGGCCCTGGGAGCCCTGCTCGAGCGGGGTCGCCCGGTCGACGCCGGTGACGCGACCCTGGGCACGCTCTACCCGCTGGTCGCCGCCCTGGTGCTCGCCCGCCAGCCGGGCAACCGGGTCGGCTGGCTGCTCATGGTCAGCGCGCTCACCGGCCCCTACCTGCTCGCCGGCGAGTACGCCGTCCTCACCCTGGACGCCGGCGCCGACCCGACCGGCCTCCAGTCGTTCGCCCTGTGGCTGGCCGCGTGGGGGTTCGTGCCGTACTACGTCATCGTCGCGTTGGTGCCGCTGTACTTCCCGGACGGCCGGCTCCCCTCCGCACGGTGGACGGGAGTGGCCCGGGCACTCGGCGCGCTGGTCGTGCTCGGCATCCTCGCCGCGATGTTCCGCGGCGGCCCGATCGACTACGTGCCGGACCGGGGAAACCCGCTGGCCGGGCCGATCTGGATCAACGCGCTGCTGCTGATCAGTTCGATCGGCTGCTTCCTGGTCGGCGGTGCGGTCGGCGTCGCCGCCCAGTTCGTCCGGATGCGGCGCGCCGCAGGCGTGGTCCGCACCCGGCTGCAGTGGCTGCTGCTGGGCGAATCGGTGCTGTTCGTCTGCTCCATCGCCTCGATCGTCATCGACCTGCCGGTGGTCTCCAGCCTCCTGTTCGCCGTCGGTTTTGCCGCGGTCCCGGTGGCCGTGGCGGTGGCCGTGCTGCGGCACGGCCTGTTCGACGTCGGTCTGGTCGTCGGCCGCGCGCTGGTGTTCAGCCTCCTGTCGGTCCTCCTGCTGGTGGCCTACGCCGTGGTGGTCGCGGTCGTCGGTGAGCTGAGCGCCGGCGAGCGGCGGATCGCCGTCGTCGTGGCCGCCCTGGCCGCCCTGGCCGCGGCGGCGGGGTGGGAGCGGGCGCAGCGGGCGGTCGACCGGCTGCTCTACGGGGAGCGCCGCGACCCGATGGCCGTCGCCACCCGCCTCGGTACGTCGCTGGACTCGGTGAGCGCCCCCGCCGAGGCGATGCAGGCGCTGGCCGACGAGCTGGCCCGGGCGCTTCGGCTGCCGCGCGTCGAGGTGCTGCCCGCCGACCCCCGGCTACCGGCCGTGAGCTCGACCGGCGAGGCGCGCGTGGAGGGCGGCGCGGACGACCTGCCGCTGACCTCGCTGGGCCGCGAGGTCGGCGTCCTGCGGGTGACGCACCGGTTCCCCGGCGAGCGGTGGCGCCGGTCGGAGCGGGACGCCCTCGACCTCGCCGCCCGCCGCGCCGCGGCGTTCGTCTGGGCCGCCGGGCTGGTCGCCGACCTGCAGGCCAGCCGCGAGCGGATCGTCGCCGGGCGGGAGGAGGAGCGTCGCCGGCTGCGGCACGACCTGCACGACGGCGTGGGGCCCGAGCTCGCCGGCATGGCGCTGCAGCTGGAGCGGCTGGCGGGGAAGCTGTCCGGCGACCCGGAGATGGCGGCGGTGGCCGGCCGGCTGCGCGACCAGATGCGCCGCACCGTGGCCGCGGTGCGCCGGGCGGTCGACGACCTCCGGCCTCCGGCGCTGGACGAGCTCGGCCTGGTCGCGGCGCTGCGCGAGCACGTCGCCGCCTACCGGCTGCCGGTCGGCGCCGGTGGCCCGGTCGGGACGGCGGACGAGGCCCGCGTCACCGTCGAGGCGGAGGCGCTGCCCCCGCTGCGCGCCGCCGTGGAGGTGGCCGCGTACCGCATCGCCACCGAGGCCGTGGCCAACGCCGTGCGCCACGCCGAGGCCGCCACCTGCACGGTCGGGCTGCGGGTGTCCGGCGACGATCTGCTCGTGGAGATCAGCGACGACGGCCGCGGCGTGCCGGCCGACGCCGTCCCGGGGGTGGGGACGACGTCGATGCGCGAGCGGGCCGCCGAGCTCGGCGGCAGCCTGGACGTGCGCACCGCACCCGGTGAGGGCACGACGGTCCGGGCCCTCCTCCCGCTGGCGGCCCGGTGA
- a CDS encoding HelD family protein: MTGLHRRLDDLRARTASRLAEALATRTHNPQSVGEREAAVQLHTERLVALDAAQDGLCFGRLDRRDADVPRYVGRIGLSAEDGVEEPLLIDWRAPAAQPFYTATPLHDLGVRRRRHIRTRGRTVVSLTDETLDLDDPDLAQRPGPAGESVLLAALNAGRTGRMTDIVRTIQAEQDRIIRADARGVLVVQGGPGTGKTAVALHRAAYLLYTHRERLARSGLLVVGPSATFLRYIADVLPSLGETGVVLADLGGLRPGLRAEAAERPEVAEVKGRSAMAGVIAAAVRNRQAVLDRPVELDVDGTRLRFTRADAARIRSRARAASRVHNEARPPPPAPSSNWSPASTPTRWARTCWVGRTCSTAPTSSRCGGRWPPSPRCTG, translated from the coding sequence GTGACCGGTCTGCACCGCCGCCTCGACGACCTCCGGGCGCGGACGGCGTCCCGGCTGGCCGAGGCGCTGGCGACCCGCACCCACAACCCGCAGTCGGTGGGTGAGCGGGAGGCCGCCGTGCAGCTGCACACCGAGCGGCTCGTCGCGCTCGACGCGGCCCAGGACGGGCTGTGCTTCGGCCGGCTGGACCGCAGGGACGCCGACGTGCCGCGGTACGTCGGACGCATCGGGCTGTCCGCGGAGGACGGCGTGGAGGAGCCACTGCTCATCGACTGGCGGGCACCGGCCGCCCAGCCGTTCTACACGGCGACCCCGCTGCACGACCTCGGTGTCCGGCGCCGTCGGCACATCCGCACGCGCGGGCGCACGGTGGTCTCCCTCACCGACGAGACCCTCGACCTCGACGACCCGGACCTCGCCCAGCGCCCGGGGCCGGCCGGCGAGTCGGTGCTGCTGGCGGCCCTGAACGCCGGCCGGACCGGGCGCATGACCGACATCGTCCGCACCATCCAGGCCGAGCAGGACCGGATCATCCGCGCCGACGCCCGCGGCGTGCTCGTCGTCCAGGGCGGGCCCGGCACCGGCAAGACGGCGGTGGCGCTGCACCGGGCGGCGTACCTGCTCTACACCCACCGGGAGCGGCTGGCCCGCAGCGGGCTGCTGGTCGTCGGGCCGTCGGCCACCTTCCTGCGGTACATCGCCGACGTGCTGCCCTCCCTCGGCGAGACCGGCGTGGTGCTGGCCGACCTGGGCGGGCTGCGGCCCGGCCTGCGCGCGGAGGCCGCCGAGCGCCCCGAGGTCGCCGAGGTCAAGGGCCGATCCGCCATGGCCGGGGTGATCGCGGCCGCCGTGCGCAACCGGCAGGCGGTCCTCGACCGGCCGGTGGAGCTCGACGTCGACGGCACCCGGCTCCGATTCACCCGGGCCGACGCGGCACGGATCCGCTCCCGCGCCCGCGCGGCGTCGCGGGTGCACAACGAGGCCCGGCCGCCGCCGCCCGCGCCGTCGTCGAACTGGTCGCCGGCAAGTACGCCGACACGCTGGGCGAGAACGTGCTGGGTGGGGCGAACCTGCTCGACCGCACCGACGTCCTCGCGCTGCGGCGGGAGGTGGCCGCCGAGCCCGCGGTGCACCGGCTGA
- a CDS encoding alpha/beta fold hydrolase: MTATFVLIPGAGGQAWYWHRLVPELERRGYAAVAVDLPADDDTAGLAAYADAVVTAIGARRPVVLVAQSMGGLTAPLVCDRVPVELLVLVNAMVPRPGETGGEWWTVTGHAAAVAEHSARHGLSGDAGDQDEYFFHDVPADVVAAAYAQPFGQSARPFEDPWPLVAWPDVPTRVLCGRDDRFFPADFQRRLAAERLGCPVEEVPGGHLVALSRPGELADRLSSHLTST; the protein is encoded by the coding sequence GTGACGGCGACCTTCGTGCTGATCCCCGGGGCAGGCGGACAGGCCTGGTACTGGCACCGTCTGGTGCCCGAGCTGGAGCGTCGCGGGTACGCCGCGGTGGCGGTGGATCTGCCCGCCGACGACGACACGGCGGGCCTGGCGGCGTACGCCGACGCGGTCGTCACCGCGATCGGGGCCCGACGGCCGGTGGTCCTGGTGGCGCAGTCCATGGGCGGGCTCACCGCTCCGCTGGTCTGCGACAGGGTGCCGGTGGAGCTGCTGGTGCTGGTCAACGCGATGGTGCCGCGGCCGGGCGAGACCGGCGGCGAGTGGTGGACGGTCACCGGTCACGCGGCGGCGGTCGCCGAGCACTCCGCGCGGCACGGTCTCAGCGGCGACGCGGGCGACCAGGACGAGTACTTCTTCCACGACGTCCCGGCCGACGTGGTGGCCGCCGCGTACGCCCAGCCCTTCGGCCAGTCCGCCCGCCCCTTCGAGGACCCGTGGCCGCTGGTCGCCTGGCCGGACGTGCCGACCCGCGTGCTGTGCGGCCGCGACGACCGCTTCTTCCCGGCGGACTTCCAGCGCCGGCTGGCCGCGGAGCGGCTCGGGTGCCCGGTCGAGGAGGTCCCCGGCGGCCACCTCGTGGCCCTCAGCCGCCCGGGCGAGCTGGCCGACCGGCTGTCGAGCCACCTGACCTCGACGTAG
- a CDS encoding hemerythrin domain-containing protein, with protein sequence MTTTVVRPTTLIPAPRSSGDGVCDAVVQAAATTAGRAVSYQRVLHQLVRRELRMLAELAVWAAPADQGRSATLTRHADLISRVLLHHHAVEREAVWPALLRMVPDDRAAEVRSAVEDWTAGCARIDNMLRDVATAARQWQVAGTGGARDGFAAACATVADAVDAQTAEEERTLLPLLGEYLRLGDWAAIARSSHCRLSGPEQLLVLGLALEDSCAGDRARLLDGLPRSVRLAWRTYGIRHYRAAVVRLRGAPPAA encoded by the coding sequence ATGACCACGACCGTGGTCCGACCGACCACCCTGATCCCCGCTCCCCGCTCGTCCGGCGACGGCGTGTGCGACGCCGTCGTCCAGGCGGCGGCGACGACCGCCGGCCGGGCGGTCTCCTACCAGCGCGTGCTGCACCAGCTGGTGCGCCGCGAGCTGCGCATGCTGGCCGAGCTGGCCGTCTGGGCCGCGCCCGCCGACCAGGGGCGCAGCGCGACGCTCACCCGCCACGCCGACCTGATCAGCCGGGTCCTGCTGCACCACCACGCGGTGGAGCGGGAGGCCGTGTGGCCCGCCCTGCTCCGGATGGTTCCCGACGACCGGGCCGCCGAGGTGCGGTCCGCGGTGGAGGACTGGACAGCAGGCTGCGCGCGGATCGACAACATGCTGCGCGACGTCGCGACCGCCGCCCGCCAGTGGCAGGTCGCCGGCACGGGCGGCGCACGGGACGGCTTCGCGGCCGCCTGCGCGACCGTCGCCGACGCCGTCGACGCGCAGACCGCCGAGGAGGAGCGGACGCTGCTCCCCCTGCTGGGCGAGTACCTGCGGCTGGGCGACTGGGCGGCGATCGCCCGGTCCTCGCACTGCCGGCTCTCCGGTCCGGAGCAGCTGCTGGTGCTCGGTCTGGCCCTCGAGGACTCCTGCGCCGGTGACCGCGCCCGCCTGCTGGACGGGCTCCCGCGCTCGGTCCGCCTGGCCTGGCGCACCTACGGCATCCGGCACTACCGGGCAGCCGTCGTGCGGCTGCGGGGGGCACCGCCGGCCGCGTGA
- a CDS encoding ATP-binding domain-containing protein → MLGGANLLDRTDVLALRREVAAEPAVHRLIDRLWPRLTAERLLRDLLASPDQLAAATSGWSDADRSLLLRPADAPWTVADVPLLDEADELLGVDDSAQRSAARRERQRRRRHAQETLDLLHGSRSTDSETEEEAEELSAGDLLDAEGLAERQEESDSRTLAQRAGTDRTWTYGHVIVDEAQELSAMAWRLLLRRCPTRSMTLVGDVAQTSSPAGGSSWAAMLTPHLGPSQGWNWRLEELTVNYRTPAEIMEVAADVLAAGGAGTSTGRSVRATGVRPWALRVPEERVAAAAAEAAASFDREEGTLAVLAPRTRLAAVAAAVSARLPATSDDLTAGPVVLSAEGAKGLEFDSVLVVDPAAIVAEGWRGHNDLYVALTRATQRLGVVHAGELPPELAGLEVRPT, encoded by the coding sequence GTGCTGGGTGGGGCGAACCTGCTCGACCGCACCGACGTCCTCGCGCTGCGGCGGGAGGTGGCCGCCGAGCCCGCGGTGCACCGGCTGATCGACCGGCTGTGGCCCCGGCTGACCGCCGAGCGGCTGCTGCGCGACCTGTTGGCGTCGCCGGACCAGCTCGCGGCGGCCACGTCCGGCTGGAGCGACGCCGACCGGTCCCTGCTCCTGCGGCCGGCGGACGCGCCCTGGACCGTCGCCGACGTCCCCCTGCTGGACGAGGCCGACGAACTGCTCGGCGTCGACGACTCGGCGCAGCGGTCGGCGGCGCGGCGCGAGCGGCAGCGGCGCCGGCGGCACGCCCAGGAGACCCTCGACCTGCTGCACGGCTCCCGGTCCACCGACAGCGAGACCGAGGAGGAGGCCGAGGAGCTGTCGGCCGGGGACCTCCTCGACGCCGAGGGCCTCGCGGAGCGCCAGGAGGAGTCGGACTCCCGGACGCTGGCCCAACGGGCCGGCACCGACCGCACCTGGACGTACGGGCACGTGATCGTCGACGAGGCGCAGGAGCTGTCGGCCATGGCGTGGCGGCTGCTGCTGCGCCGCTGCCCCACCCGGTCGATGACGCTCGTGGGCGACGTGGCGCAGACGAGCTCACCGGCCGGCGGCAGCAGCTGGGCGGCGATGCTCACCCCGCACCTGGGGCCGAGCCAGGGCTGGAACTGGCGGCTGGAGGAGCTGACGGTCAACTACCGGACCCCGGCCGAGATCATGGAGGTGGCGGCCGACGTGCTCGCCGCGGGTGGCGCGGGCACCTCGACGGGGCGCTCCGTGCGCGCCACGGGCGTGCGGCCGTGGGCGCTGCGGGTGCCCGAGGAGCGGGTCGCGGCCGCCGCGGCGGAGGCGGCTGCGTCGTTCGACCGGGAGGAGGGCACCCTCGCCGTCCTGGCGCCCCGGACCCGGCTCGCCGCGGTGGCGGCAGCGGTGAGCGCCCGCCTCCCGGCCACGTCCGACGACCTGACCGCCGGACCGGTCGTCCTGTCGGCCGAGGGCGCCAAGGGGCTGGAGTTCGACTCGGTGCTGGTCGTCGACCCGGCGGCGATCGTGGCGGAGGGGTGGCGGGGGCACAACGACCTCTACGTCGCCCTCACCCGGGCCACCCAGCGGCTCGGCGTGGTCCACGCCGGCGAGCTGCCGCCCGAGCTGGCCGGCCTGGAGGTCCGCCCGACCTGA